The genomic DNA GAGTCGGCGAGGCCCGCAACGACCGTTTGCAACGCATCAGCCATGGTCCTCCTGATCACGCAGGCGGTCGATCATCCAAGCATAGAATTTCAGGTTGTGGCGGGTTGCGAGCCGCTCGGCCGAGGGTTCGTTGATCCTGAACAGGTGATGGAGATAGCTGCGTGCGGGGCCTGTCGGGTCGAGCACGGGATCAACCGGTGCAGCCTCTCGTGAATGCTGTTCATGTTCAAGATAAAGAACGTCGTAAAAATCATTTTTTATCAATTGTTTATGTGAGCTTTCCAATGTTTTGTAAAGGCGTTTGCGGCGAGCGTTGCGGGTCGGTAGCGCACAATCGAACAGTCGGTAACCGGCGTTCCAGGCCGACACCAGATTCTCCGGTTTTCCGATGCCGAGGGCATGTTTGGGAGCCTCTGGCGGTAGCAGTTCGGCGGTCAGCGCGACCATGTCGGTCAACAGGCCATCATCGCCGATGGGCCAGCCGCCGAAGCCGAAGCCGTCGAAACCCATGGCCGCCAGTTCGTGGGCGCATCGGCGCCGCAACTCCGGGTCGTTACCGCCCTGAACCACGGCGAAGAGAAGCGTGCGTTCCTGTCCGTCCGCATTGCCTGGTTCGGTGCCGACGCGTGCGGTATATTCCTCACGGCAGCGCCGGGCCCAGGTCAACGATCGCTCCACGCTCTGGCGCTGCACGTCGGCCGCATCGTCGGGGTGGGTGCACTGGTCGAGGCAGAACAGGATGTCAGTACCGAGCTCCATCTGCCGCCGAATGCATTTTTCCGGGGTCAGAAGGTGTTTCTTGCCGCCCCTTTCGTGACGATAAACGAACCCTTTGTCGGTGACGCTGCCCAGACCGGCGCCGGACGCGGCCATCGACCAAGCCTGGAATCCGCCGGAATCGGAGGCGGCAACGCCGTTCCAGCCCATGAAGTGGTGCACCCCGCCGACCGCTGCGATTGTCGATGTGCCGGGCCGTGTCGCAAGGTGAAAGCTGTTGACCATCATTGCCTCGATCCCGCATTCGGCGAGATCACGGGAGTCGAGGCCTTTGACCACGGCGCGCGTGCCGTCGGGCAGAAAGGCCGGCAGGCGCAGGTCGCCACGGCGGGTCCGGAGCGTCTTCATGGCTCTTCGCCGCTGCGCAGAAACTTCGGATTGTTGCCTGCGATCACGAGCGTGACCTCGCCGCGGGGCGTTTCCTCGGCGAATCGGCCGGAGAGATCCGACAGCCAGCCGCGGGCGGTTTCCTCGAACATCTTGGTCAGTTCGATCGCCACCGCGGCGCGGCGATCGCCGAAGACATCAAGGCAGTCGGCGAGCAGGGCACCCAGACGATGGGGTGATTCGAACAGAACCTGGGTGTGCTCGCTCTCGACCTCGGCGGCCAGAAAGTTGCGGCGTTTGCCCGGCTTGCGCGGCGGAAAGCCCCGGAACGTGTAGCTCGCGGCCGACAGCCCGGACAGTGCCAGCGCCGTGGCGACCGCCGTTGGTCCGGGTACGACCTCGACGGCAAAACCTTCCTCGGTCGCCATCTGCACGGCCCGAAAGCCCGGATCGCTGATGCCGGGCATGCCGGCATCCGTTGCAAGGCCGACCCGCAGACCCTGGCGCAACAGCCCGGCCATGCGTTCGACGGCCTTGTCTTCGTTGTGGTCGCCGCAGGAGAAGATCGTGCGGGGACTCTGGAGGCTTGAATGCTCGTAGATCTTGCGGGTTCGGCGGGTGTCTTCGCAGGCCAGTGCATCGAGCGCGCCCAAGGTGTCGAGGACCCGCTTCGAGATGTCGTCCAGATTGCCGATTGGCGTGCCGATCAGCACGAGCGTACCTGTCATGCGCTTTCCGTTCTTGACCACGCGCCTGCCTATGGCTTCCATGCCCGCGATCTTGCGGGTTGTCGAGTATGGCGAGTTCGATAGAGGCGCTTGGCGCCTTGATGGCGCCTCGGCGGATTGCCGTGGTCGGTGCCACACCGCGCGAAGGCGCGGTCGGAAACCGGGTCATTGAGCATGTGGCAGGGCCGCGAAGCTCGAGCAGCGTGGTGGCGATCAATCCGGGATACGACGAGGTGCTGGGCCGGACCTGTTATCCGTCGCTCGAGGCGGTGCCGAAGACCCCCGATTGTGCCGTCATGTGTGTCTCCGACAGCCGGATCGAGGCCGCCGTGCACGATGCGGCCAAGGCGGGGGTGAAGGCTCTGGTTCTGCTCGGTCGTCTCTACGACCCCACGAACGACCGCCCGAACCTGGCCGAACGGATTGAGGCTATGGCGCGTGAAGCGGGGATGGCCGCCTGCGGCGCGAACTGCATGGGGCTCTTCAACTCCGTCGACGATCTCTATCTCTCGATGACCCATCTGCCCTGCCATGATCGCCCGGGGCGCATCGGGATGCTGTCGCATAGCGGCTCAACCTGGTCCGGATTGGGTGGCAACGGCCGGCCGTTGCGCTTCAACATCGGCGTCTCCATGGGCTTCGAGCTTGTCACGGGCGTTGCCGACTACATCGACTACATGGTCGAACGTCCGGAGACAGCGGCGATTGCCCTGGTGCTGGAGACGGTGCGCGACGGCGAGCGGTTTGTGGCGGCCGCGGAACGGGCCGATCGTTCGGGGATTCCCCTGGTTGCACTGAAGCTCGGCAAGTCCGACAAGGCGCGCGAGTTCGCGCTGTCTCACAGCGGCGCGCTGGCAGGCAACGAGCGGATCTACGACGCGGTCTTTCGCCGTCACAACGTGATCGGTGTCGATACGCTCGACGAAATGCTCGACACGCTGGAGGCCATGGCCTGCGACAGGGTGCCGACAACCGACACCGTGAGCATCCAGACTGATTCCGGCGGCGAACGCCAGCTCATCGCTGACATCGCCGAACGCAACAACGTGCCGCTGACCGTCTTCAGCGAAGCAACACAGCAGGCTCTTGCGGAGACGCTTGATCCCGGACTGGAGCCCGAGAACCCGGTCGATTACTGGGGCGAGGGCGGCCTGCCGGTCGCAGCCAGAGTGATGAATGTCATCGCCGATGCGCCGGAGACCGGGGTTGTGGTTTTCGCGACCAACATGGTCTCGGGCCGGGCGATCCTCTACGCCTCGACCGAAGCCTTGGAGGGCGCGCACAAGGCGACCGACAAACCCTGCATGATGCTTGCCAACATCGCCTCGACGATTGACGAGGGCGAGGCCGTGCGCCTTCGCGAGGCCGGCATTCCCGTGCTGTCGGGAACAGAGACCGGCCTGCGCGCCATCAAGCATCTGATCGACTGGCATTGCCGGCACCGCGAGGGGCGCGATGACGTCACGCCTCCCTCGCGCGCCGTGATCGCGGGCTGGCGCAAGCGGCTCGCGGGCCGCGATCTCACGCCCGAGGCGATGATGGGACTCGTTGCTGATTTCGGTGTCTCGGTC from Rhodospirillales bacterium includes the following:
- a CDS encoding queuine tRNA-ribosyltransferase family protein, whose protein sequence is MKTLRTRRGDLRLPAFLPDGTRAVVKGLDSRDLAECGIEAMMVNSFHLATRPGTSTIAAVGGVHHFMGWNGVAASDSGGFQAWSMAASGAGLGSVTDKGFVYRHERGGKKHLLTPEKCIRRQMELGTDILFCLDQCTHPDDAADVQRQSVERSLTWARRCREEYTARVGTEPGNADGQERTLLFAVVQGGNDPELRRRCAHELAAMGFDGFGFGGWPIGDDGLLTDMVALTAELLPPEAPKHALGIGKPENLVSAWNAGYRLFDCALPTRNARRKRLYKTLESSHKQLIKNDFYDVLYLEHEQHSREAAPVDPVLDPTGPARSYLHHLFRINEPSAERLATRHNLKFYAWMIDRLRDQEDHG
- the rsmI gene encoding 16S rRNA (cytidine(1402)-2'-O)-methyltransferase — its product is MTGTLVLIGTPIGNLDDISKRVLDTLGALDALACEDTRRTRKIYEHSSLQSPRTIFSCGDHNEDKAVERMAGLLRQGLRVGLATDAGMPGISDPGFRAVQMATEEGFAVEVVPGPTAVATALALSGLSAASYTFRGFPPRKPGKRRNFLAAEVESEHTQVLFESPHRLGALLADCLDVFGDRRAAVAIELTKMFEETARGWLSDLSGRFAEETPRGEVTLVIAGNNPKFLRSGEEP
- a CDS encoding acetate--CoA ligase family protein, with protein sequence MASSIEALGALMAPRRIAVVGATPREGAVGNRVIEHVAGPRSSSSVVAINPGYDEVLGRTCYPSLEAVPKTPDCAVMCVSDSRIEAAVHDAAKAGVKALVLLGRLYDPTNDRPNLAERIEAMAREAGMAACGANCMGLFNSVDDLYLSMTHLPCHDRPGRIGMLSHSGSTWSGLGGNGRPLRFNIGVSMGFELVTGVADYIDYMVERPETAAIALVLETVRDGERFVAAAERADRSGIPLVALKLGKSDKAREFALSHSGALAGNERIYDAVFRRHNVIGVDTLDEMLDTLEAMACDRVPTTDTVSIQTDSGGERQLIADIAERNNVPLTVFSEATQQALAETLDPGLEPENPVDYWGEGGLPVAARVMNVIADAPETGVVVFATNMVSGRAILYASTEALEGAHKATDKPCMMLANIASTIDEGEAVRLREAGIPVLSGTETGLRAIKHLIDWHCRHREGRDDVTPPSRAVIAGWRKRLAGRDLTPEAMMGLVADFGVSVPMTLVCETREQVTAAAVQLGFPVVLKTAEPSILHKTDVGGVVLGLADKEALLAAYDMMAASLGPRVLLQDTVLPGIEMLVGMINDANFGPILTIAMGGSLVEVLNDAVMVVPPVSPSEAADLIASLKASKLLDGVRGRPAGDRATLAETVSRLSVMAAELGDLIAEFDVNPVLVHETGVTAVDALVTRRKA